In one Dreissena polymorpha isolate Duluth1 chromosome 7, UMN_Dpol_1.0, whole genome shotgun sequence genomic region, the following are encoded:
- the LOC127837900 gene encoding uncharacterized protein LOC127837900, with amino-acid sequence MTEASVVPDDFCAEPISLQSPEQKIFDGKPFPLILRPLIESGPKSNEAATAWVREKREVIESLLLNHGAVLFRGFPVNSPEDFDSFVMSFSYEALPYVGGAAPRRVVTGNVFTANEAPPDQLIPFHHEMAQVPTFPSVLFFYCDNPPAEGGQTPLVISTEVYKAMRARDGMFVDALEEKGVVYNRVLPDGDDEKSPIGRGWQSTYQTTSREEAESKCKEQGTKIEWLPNGCLRTQTKVLPAVRVDARTDKKTWFNSIIAAYLGWSDVRNDRKLAVTFPDGTPMPEESMQTLNEVFEELAIDFRWEKGDVVMIDNRQVLHGRRSFTPPRRILAALCK; translated from the exons ATG actGAGGCCAGCGTTGTCCCCGATGACTTTTGTGCAGAACCAATATCATTACAATCCCCGGAACAGAAAATATTTGACGGAAAGCCGTTCCCGCTCATTCTGCGGCCGCTAATCGAGAGTGGACCAAAAAGCAACGAGGCAGCGACCGCTTGGGTGAGAGAAAAACGGGAAGTGATCGAATCACTGCTGTTAAATCACGGCGCTGTTCTGTTTCGTGGGTTTCCGGTCAACTCTCCGGAAGATTTCGACTCCTTTGTGATGTCGTTTTCGTACGAGGCGCTGCCCTATGTGGGCGGAGCGGCGCCTAGGCGCGTGGTCACCGGAAACGTGTTCACCGCCAACGAGGCGCCACCGGATCAATTAATACCTTTCCACCATGAGATGGCGCAGGTGCCCACTTTCCCGTCAGTCTTGTTTTTCTACTGCGACAATCCTCCGGCAGAAGGCGGCCAGACGCCCCTGGTGATCTCGACCGAGGTCTACAAGGCGATGCGTGCACGCGATGGCATGTTTGTCGATGCTCTAGAGGAGAAAGGCGTGGTATACAACCGAGTGTTGCCGGATGGCGATGACGAGAAGTCGCCCATCGGTCGCGGGTGGCAATCCACTTACCAGACCACGAGCCGGGAAGAAGCGGAATCCAAATGCAAGGAACAAGGAACGAAAATCGAGTGGTTACCCAACGGCTGCCTGCGCACACAGACTAAGGTACTTCCGGCAGTCAGGGTGGACGCGCGCACCGACAAGAAAACCTGGTTTAATTCAATAATCGCCGCATACCTCGGCTGGAGCGACGTGAGGAACGACCGGAAGTTAGCTGTCACGTTTCCAGATGGAACTCCGATGCCCGAGGAATCGATGCAAACCTTAAACGAAGTCTTCGAAGAATTGGCTATTGACTTCCGGTGGGAGAAGGGTGACGTCGTCATGATTGATAACAGACAAGTCCTTCACGGGCGCCGCTCTTTCACTCCGCCGAGACGAATTCTGGCTGCGCTGTGTAAATAA
- the LOC127837899 gene encoding uncharacterized protein LOC127837899, with protein MSWYSQMIKSQELARSKNRREAKRAESQLLGAEFVAQYRLAALDKEKRLIEKELERIRQGVHKPPKVGQNVKERDKHVLTVTSPRQKNAVTTRLIKDFGVSPVTHHIDTAYSNDEKKLYGAIVFLKNNPSALVPILAAHAQSDAYLNTLGRLTPFLEPEESKSKPIVPRYLQENYNDTEKAELLNRYSLLLNRNSPILRGNVSRTGLGRESQRANRDSPDCPTFRSSAPLPPIQTARTEQVNATPRRDLAEDDKNADRLQTGNTDRIGDSTTPRKKQPGHLADKDMQAPRDQISRRPSADMQRPADGQSAQDSTTKPDDKKPKIQPKAMFPAFDPDVYNADGSLRTVHQMVNFEDAWAEAQKARYIRTKEQLERDKELSVKEIFEKDDKTKTTK; from the exons ATGAGCTGGTACAGCCAGATGATCAAGTCCCAGGAGTTGGCGCGCAGTAAGAACAGACGGGAGGCTAAGCGCGCCGAGAGTCAGCTACTGGGAGCGGAGTTCGTGGCGCAGTACCGGCTGGCGGCACTCGATAAAGAGAAGAGGCTCATAGAGAAAGAGCTCGAGCGTATCCGCCAGGGAGTCCATAAGCCCCCGAAGGTGGGACAGAATGTCAAAGAGCGGGACAAGCACGTGCTGACTGTGACGTCACCACGTCAGAAGAACGCGGTGACAACAAGGTTGATAAAGGACTTCGGTGTGTCACCGGTCACGCATCACATCGATACCGCGTACTCCAACGACGAAAAGAAGCTGTACGGAGCCATTGTGTTCTTGAAAAATAACCCATCAGCATTAGTGCCCATCCTCGCCGCGCATGCGCAAAGTGACGCATATTTAAACACATTAGGGCGTCTCACGCCTTTTCTTGAACCAGAGGAATCTAAGTCAAAACCAATTGTACCGCGGTACTTACAGGAAAATTACAATGACACCGAAAAAGCAGAGTTACTAAACAGGTATTCATTACTATTAAACAGAAACAGTCCAATTTTACGAGGCAACGTCTCGCGTACCGGCCTGGGACGGGAGAGTCAAAGGGCGAACCGTGACAGCCCCGACTGCCCGACCTTTCGGTCCTCGGCCCCTCTGCCGCCGATCCAGACGGCGCGGACAGAGCAGGTCAACGCAACTCCGAGACGAGATCTTGCCGAAGATGACAAGAATGCAGACCGTCTTCAAACAGGCAAT ACCGACCGTATAGGCGACTCGACAACCCCAAGAAAGAAACAGCCCGGTCATCTTGCCGACAAAGACATGCAGGCTCCACGCGATCAGATATCCCGACGGCCGTCGGCCGACATGCAGAGACCGGCGGATGGGCAGAGCGCGCAAGACTCCACTACGAAACCAGACGATAAAAAACCAAAGATACAACCAAAG GCAATGTTTCCGGCCTTTGACCCGGATGTATACAACGCGGATGGTTCCCTGCGCACTGTGCATCAGATGGTAAATTTCGAAGACGCCTGGGCGGAGGCCCAAAAAGCTCGGTACATCCGGACCAAAGAACAGCTCGAGCGGGATAAGGAACTGTCCGTCAAGGAAATATTCGAAAAAGACGACAAAACCAAAACCACGAAATAG